TGTATTATATAATGTAATCATCTTGTATCTCTCCGTTTCTTGTTTTCTCTAACTGTCGCTCTAATTCTTTCATTTGTTCATAAATAGGGTCTGGTAAATTTAAATGATCAAATGTTTTACCAATACGTTTGCCATCTTGCTTAACGATATGACCCGGAATACCTACTACTGTTGAATAACTAGGCACTGAAGTTAAAACTACAGAATTAGCACCAATATTTACATCAGAATCAATTTGGATATTACCTAAAACCTTCGCACCTGCTGCAATCAATACATTGTCTCCAATATCAGGATGTCTTTTTCCTTTTTCTTTACCAGTACCACCTAAAGTGACACCTTGATAAATAGTGACATTATTACCAATTCGACATGTTTCTCCGATAACTACACCCATACCATGGTCGATAAATAGACGTTTCCCTATTTCTGCACCTGGGTGAATTTCGATACCCGTGAAGAAACGCGCTACTTGAGAAATAAGTCTAGCGATGACATATTTCTTCTTTTTGTATAATTCATGTGCTATTAAATGACTCCATATCGCATGTAATCCAGCATACGACGTCACAACTTCAAATGTCGTTTTTGCTGCGGGATCTTGCTCAAACACCATATTAATATCGTCTTTCATTCGTTTTATTACTTTAAACAAGGTATATTTCCTCCCTACTAAAAAAAGCACCCTAACAATTTATGTTAGAGGTGCTTTTGCACGGTTCCACTCTTTTTTATAATAGTGATGGCTTGAATAACTTTAAAAATTCAAACTGTTAACTAGTATACGCTCATTTATCTTATTTAATTATAAAGACACAAAGGTGCATTCCATAATCGCAGTGATGTACTCGCAGCAACCGCACACTCTCTTAACACTGCCAATTATTTACTAATCCTCTGCTATTCAACATTAATCATAAGTGGTTTGTTGTAAATTTTCAAGTTACAACACGTACTACTTTGTAATTATTATAAATATTTTTTAAGTCTTGTTAAAACT
The Staphylococcus kloosii genome window above contains:
- the cysE gene encoding serine O-acetyltransferase, which produces MKDDINMVFEQDPAAKTTFEVVTSYAGLHAIWSHLIAHELYKKKKYVIARLISQVARFFTGIEIHPGAEIGKRLFIDHGMGVVIGETCRIGNNVTIYQGVTLGGTGKEKGKRHPDIGDNVLIAAGAKVLGNIQIDSDVNIGANSVVLTSVPSYSTVVGIPGHIVKQDGKRIGKTFDHLNLPDPIYEQMKELERQLEKTRNGEIQDDYII